The following are from one region of the Cyanobium gracile PCC 6307 genome:
- the argF gene encoding ornithine carbamoyltransferase: MVSPSAPLAALRGGDLLSSADLDGPQTLALLELARQLKGGERRIDLTGRVLGLIFSKASTRTRVSFIVAMARLGGQTIDLNPAVTQVGRGEPIADTARVLSRYCDALAIRTFAQEDLVDYAHWASIPVINALTDLEHPCQALADALTIQERFGHGPTDLHGLTLAYVGDGNNMAHSLMLVGALLGMDVRIGSPDGFAPSPAVVEQARALTGGQSSITVLQDPVATARGAHVLYTDVWASMGQEEEQAQREQAFAGWCLDEDLLAEADPRAIVLHCLPAHRGEEISAGVIEGAASRVFDQAENRLHVQQALLATLLGGVGD; this comes from the coding sequence ATGGTGTCCCCCTCAGCCCCGCTCGCCGCCCTGAGGGGCGGCGATCTGCTCTCCTCGGCCGACCTCGACGGTCCCCAGACCCTGGCCCTGCTGGAGCTGGCCCGCCAGCTGAAGGGCGGCGAGCGGCGCATCGATCTGACCGGCCGGGTGCTGGGGCTGATCTTCTCCAAGGCCTCCACCCGCACCCGGGTGAGCTTCATCGTCGCCATGGCCCGGCTGGGTGGCCAGACGATCGACCTCAACCCGGCCGTCACCCAGGTGGGCCGGGGCGAGCCGATCGCCGACACCGCCCGGGTGCTGAGCCGCTACTGCGATGCCCTGGCGATCCGCACCTTCGCCCAGGAGGACCTGGTCGACTACGCCCACTGGGCCTCGATCCCGGTCATCAACGCCCTCACCGACCTGGAGCACCCCTGCCAGGCCCTGGCCGATGCCCTGACGATCCAGGAGCGCTTCGGCCATGGCCCCACCGACCTGCACGGCCTCACCCTGGCCTACGTGGGCGACGGCAACAACATGGCTCACTCGCTGATGCTCGTCGGGGCCCTGCTGGGGATGGACGTGCGCATCGGCAGCCCCGACGGCTTCGCCCCCAGCCCGGCGGTGGTGGAGCAGGCCCGGGCCCTCACCGGCGGACAGAGCTCGATCACGGTGCTGCAGGACCCCGTGGCCACGGCCCGGGGGGCCCACGTGCTCTACACCGATGTGTGGGCTTCGATGGGCCAGGAGGAGGAGCAGGCCCAGCGGGAGCAGGCCTTCGCCGGCTGGTGCCTCGACGAGGACCTGCTGGCCGAGGCCGACCCACGGGCGATCGTGCTGCACTGTCTCCCCGCCCACCGCGGCGAGGAGATCAGCGCCGGGGTGATCGAGGGGGCCGCCAGCCGGGTGTTCGACCAGGCGGAGAACCGCCTGCACGTGCAGCAGGCCCTGCTGGCCACCCTGCTGGGGGGCGTCGGCGACTGA
- the lexA gene encoding transcriptional repressor LexA gives MVATHQELTEAQRELYDWLADYIGSHRHSPSIRQMMEAMGLRSPAPIQSRLRHLQQKGWITWQEGQARTLQLLGESRPGIPVLGAVAAGGLVETFDDVQEHLDLAPVLDTRGLFALTVNGDSMVDAHIADGDVVLMEPVADPSRLREGTIVSALVPGSGTTLKHFHRQGAQVRLEAANPAYAPILLPADQVSVQGRLVAVWRQV, from the coding sequence GTGGTCGCCACCCACCAGGAGCTCACCGAGGCCCAGCGGGAGCTCTATGACTGGCTCGCCGACTACATCGGCAGCCATCGCCACAGCCCCTCCATCCGCCAGATGATGGAGGCGATGGGGCTGCGCTCCCCGGCGCCGATCCAGAGCCGCCTGCGCCACCTGCAGCAGAAGGGCTGGATCACCTGGCAGGAGGGCCAGGCCCGCACCCTGCAGCTGCTCGGCGAAAGCCGCCCGGGCATCCCGGTGCTCGGGGCCGTGGCGGCCGGCGGCCTGGTGGAGACCTTCGACGACGTGCAGGAGCACCTCGATCTGGCCCCGGTGCTCGACACCCGCGGCCTGTTCGCCCTCACCGTCAACGGCGACTCGATGGTGGACGCCCACATCGCCGATGGCGACGTGGTGCTGATGGAGCCCGTGGCCGACCCCTCGAGGCTGCGGGAGGGCACGATCGTGAGCGCCTTGGTGCCCGGCAGCGGCACCACCCTCAAGCACTTCCACCGCCAGGGGGCCCAGGTGCGGCTGGAGGCCGCCAACCCCGCCTACGCACCGATCCTCCTGCCCGCCGACCAGGTGAGCGTGCAGGGCCGACTGGTGGCGGTCTGGCGTCAGGTCTGA